One genomic segment of Occultella kanbiaonis includes these proteins:
- the purH gene encoding bifunctional phosphoribosylaminoimidazolecarboxamide formyltransferase/IMP cyclohydrolase translates to MTDLIPLRRALVSVYDKAGLPELATALHAAGVALVSTGSTAGVIEGAGVPVTRVEDLTGFPECLEGRVKTLHPRVHAGILADRRKADHVQQLADLEIEPFDLVIVNLYPFTDTVTSGASPDECIEQIDIGGPSMVRAAAKNHPSVAVVVDPARYDEVIAAAQGDGFSLAQRQRLAADAFRHTATYDVHVASWIGNVVAPDDEGSGFPGWVGATWDRTAVLRYGENPHQRAALYTDGFGAPGLAGATQLHGKEMSYNNYVDADAAWRAAHDHADAPTVAIIKHANPCGIAVGTDIADAHAKAHACDPVSAYGGVIASNQVVTEAMANQVKDVFTEVVLAPGFEDAALEVLTRKKNIRLLTVASAPSGGGLRDISGGMLLQNADLIDADGDSPANWTLATGEAADEATLADLEFAWRSVRAVKSNAILLANAGASVGIGMGQVNRVDSCRLAVERANADLDGAGGADRARGAVAASDAFFPFADGLQVLLDAGVRAVVQPGGSVRDEEVVAAAQAAGVTLYLTGTRHFAH, encoded by the coding sequence ATGACCGATCTCATTCCTCTGCGCCGCGCCCTCGTCTCGGTCTACGACAAGGCCGGCCTGCCCGAACTGGCGACCGCGCTGCACGCCGCCGGTGTCGCGCTCGTCTCCACCGGCTCCACCGCCGGCGTGATCGAGGGCGCCGGGGTCCCCGTGACGCGTGTCGAGGACCTGACCGGCTTCCCCGAGTGTCTCGAGGGTCGCGTCAAGACACTGCACCCCCGGGTGCACGCGGGGATCCTCGCCGACCGGCGCAAGGCCGACCACGTCCAGCAGCTGGCGGACCTCGAGATCGAGCCGTTCGACCTGGTCATCGTGAACCTGTACCCGTTCACCGACACGGTCACCTCCGGGGCGAGCCCGGACGAGTGCATCGAGCAGATCGACATCGGCGGTCCGTCCATGGTGCGCGCCGCCGCGAAGAACCACCCGAGCGTGGCCGTGGTGGTTGACCCGGCGCGCTACGACGAGGTCATCGCCGCCGCTCAGGGCGACGGGTTCAGCCTCGCCCAGCGGCAGCGCCTCGCCGCGGACGCGTTCCGGCACACCGCCACCTACGACGTGCACGTCGCGTCCTGGATCGGCAACGTCGTGGCCCCGGACGACGAGGGATCCGGCTTCCCCGGCTGGGTCGGCGCCACCTGGGACCGCACCGCGGTGCTGCGCTACGGGGAGAACCCGCACCAGCGCGCCGCGCTGTACACCGACGGGTTCGGTGCGCCCGGCCTCGCCGGCGCGACGCAGCTGCACGGCAAGGAGATGAGCTACAACAACTACGTGGACGCCGACGCCGCGTGGCGTGCCGCCCACGACCACGCCGACGCCCCGACGGTCGCGATCATCAAGCACGCCAACCCGTGCGGGATCGCCGTCGGCACCGACATCGCCGACGCCCACGCCAAGGCGCACGCGTGCGATCCGGTCTCGGCGTACGGCGGCGTGATCGCCTCGAACCAGGTCGTCACCGAGGCGATGGCCAACCAGGTCAAGGATGTCTTCACCGAGGTGGTGCTCGCGCCCGGATTCGAGGACGCGGCCCTGGAGGTCCTCACCCGGAAGAAGAACATCCGTCTGCTCACCGTGGCCTCCGCGCCCTCCGGTGGTGGCCTGCGGGACATCTCCGGCGGCATGCTGCTGCAGAACGCGGACCTCATCGACGCCGACGGCGACTCACCGGCGAACTGGACCCTGGCGACCGGTGAAGCGGCCGACGAGGCCACCCTGGCGGACCTGGAGTTCGCGTGGCGCTCGGTGCGGGCCGTGAAGTCGAACGCCATCCTGCTCGCGAACGCCGGCGCGTCCGTGGGCATCGGCATGGGCCAGGTGAACCGGGTCGACTCCTGCCGCCTCGCCGTCGAGCGTGCGAACGCCGACCTCGACGGGGCCGGGGGAGCGGACCGAGCTCGCGGCGCGGTGGCCGCCTCGGACGCGTTCTTCCCGTTCGCCGACGGCCTGCAGGTGCTCCTCGACGCCGGCGTGCGCGCCGTGGTCCAGCCCGGCGGCTCCGTGCGCGACGAGGAGGTCGTCGCCGCGGCCCAGGCCGCCGGCGTCACCCTCTACCTCACCGGCACCCGGCACTTCGCCCACTGA
- a CDS encoding alpha-mannosidase, with the protein MHDTTARTEHRLRRFVAERLETAAYRSRTPLTVTAWEVPDEPVPFAEALSQDFTPFEIGSPWGRPWSTVWFHVRGQVPTEWAQDLIADGAGAVRLELLVDLGFSGAGPGFQTEGAIWSPDGVLLKGLEPRNHYLPLDVAPGEWVDLYVEAAANPDVPNGQWIKPTPMGDKATAGTDPIYELRAADLALLDVDVWELTQDVDALQGLMLELPATSPRRAQILRALEDMLDAVDPDDLAGTAAAGRERLADVLAAPAHASAHRLHAVGHAHIDSAWLWPVRETVRKCARTFSNVLNLMDADPDVTFACSSAQQYAWMKEFYPELYARIAQRVREGRFIPVGGMWVESDTNMPGGEALARQFVAGTQFFIDEFGVEPKEVWLPDSFGYTAALPQIARASGKESMLTQKISWNDTNRFPHHTFQWAGSDGTRIFTHFPPVDTYNSMINGAELAKAERQYAEKGRANSSLLPYGYGDGGGGPTREMLAAARRTADLEGSPKVTLSTPADFFTQARAEYADPPTWTGEMYLEYHRGTYTSQHRTKAGNRRSEHLLREAELWATAATVRAGADYPADALQRIWRLVLLQQFHDILPGSSIAWVHREAERNYALIEAELETLIATALGHLVGAGEDRIALNAGPFPRAGVPALGGAAAAGSVEPDGGAVTIEPDGEGWVLSNAHLRVVVDPRGLVTSLRDLAADREVVPAGMAANLLQVHRDIPNEWDAWDIDAHYRHDVRDLDTAQEIVAEPAGDGATTARLVIRRRFGSSTITQRLELAADSPALEITTEVDWHERQKLLKLAFPIDVQAERATSEIQFGHIHRPTATNTSWDAARFETVAHRWVHVGEADYGVAVANDQTYGHDIRADLDPAGRPITVVRQSLLRAPLFPDPDADQGEHVLRSSIRPGAGIAESVREGYRMNLPVRTVAGAGSGTLVAPLLRTDNDAVVIEAVKLAEDGSGDVIVRLYESLGGRARAAITADFPVTSVTETDLLERPREDGPGVLTQTDGGSATVTLRPFQICTLRFAR; encoded by the coding sequence GTGCATGACACCACTGCCCGCACCGAGCACCGCCTTCGTCGTTTCGTCGCCGAACGCCTCGAGACCGCCGCGTACCGCTCCCGCACCCCACTGACCGTCACCGCCTGGGAGGTCCCGGACGAACCGGTGCCGTTCGCCGAGGCGCTCAGCCAGGACTTCACCCCGTTCGAGATCGGCAGCCCGTGGGGCCGGCCGTGGAGCACGGTCTGGTTCCACGTGCGCGGGCAGGTGCCCACAGAGTGGGCGCAGGACCTGATCGCCGACGGCGCCGGTGCGGTCCGGCTGGAACTGCTGGTCGACCTGGGGTTCTCCGGCGCCGGCCCCGGCTTCCAGACCGAGGGTGCGATCTGGTCACCCGACGGGGTGCTCCTCAAGGGCCTCGAGCCCCGCAACCACTACCTGCCGCTGGACGTGGCACCCGGGGAGTGGGTGGACCTGTACGTGGAGGCGGCCGCCAACCCGGACGTGCCGAACGGGCAGTGGATCAAGCCGACCCCGATGGGGGACAAGGCCACCGCCGGCACCGACCCGATCTATGAGTTGCGGGCCGCGGACCTCGCGCTGCTGGACGTCGATGTCTGGGAACTGACCCAGGACGTCGACGCGCTGCAGGGTCTCATGCTCGAGTTGCCGGCCACCTCACCCAGGCGTGCGCAGATCCTGCGGGCGCTGGAGGACATGCTCGACGCCGTCGACCCCGACGATCTGGCCGGCACCGCCGCGGCCGGTCGTGAGCGACTGGCCGACGTGCTGGCCGCACCGGCCCACGCGAGCGCGCACCGGTTGCACGCCGTCGGGCACGCCCACATCGACTCGGCCTGGCTGTGGCCGGTCCGGGAGACCGTGCGCAAGTGCGCGCGCACGTTCTCGAACGTGCTGAACCTGATGGACGCCGACCCGGACGTGACGTTCGCGTGCTCCTCGGCCCAGCAGTACGCGTGGATGAAGGAGTTCTACCCCGAGCTGTACGCGCGCATCGCGCAGCGGGTCCGTGAGGGTCGGTTCATCCCGGTCGGCGGGATGTGGGTCGAGTCGGACACCAACATGCCCGGCGGTGAGGCGCTGGCCCGTCAGTTCGTGGCCGGCACCCAGTTCTTCATCGACGAGTTCGGCGTGGAGCCCAAGGAGGTCTGGCTGCCGGACTCCTTCGGCTACACCGCGGCCCTGCCGCAGATCGCGCGCGCGAGCGGCAAGGAGTCCATGCTCACGCAGAAGATCTCCTGGAACGACACGAACAGGTTCCCGCACCACACGTTCCAGTGGGCCGGGTCGGACGGGACCAGGATCTTCACCCACTTCCCGCCGGTGGACACCTACAACTCGATGATCAACGGCGCGGAACTGGCCAAGGCCGAGCGCCAGTACGCCGAGAAGGGCCGGGCGAACTCCTCGCTGCTGCCCTACGGCTACGGCGACGGCGGGGGCGGACCTACGCGCGAGATGCTCGCCGCGGCCCGGCGCACCGCTGACCTCGAGGGCTCGCCGAAGGTGACGCTGTCCACCCCGGCGGACTTCTTCACGCAGGCCCGCGCGGAGTACGCCGACCCGCCCACCTGGACCGGCGAGATGTACCTCGAGTACCACCGCGGCACCTACACCTCGCAGCACCGCACGAAGGCCGGCAACCGTCGCAGCGAGCACCTGCTCCGCGAGGCGGAGCTGTGGGCCACGGCGGCGACGGTCCGCGCCGGGGCGGACTATCCGGCCGATGCGCTGCAGCGGATCTGGCGCCTGGTCCTGCTGCAGCAGTTCCACGACATCCTGCCCGGCTCGTCGATCGCCTGGGTGCACCGCGAGGCTGAGCGAAACTACGCCCTCATCGAGGCCGAGCTCGAGACCCTCATCGCCACCGCGCTCGGCCACCTGGTCGGCGCCGGCGAGGACCGGATCGCCCTGAACGCCGGGCCGTTCCCACGGGCCGGCGTGCCCGCCCTCGGGGGCGCCGCCGCGGCCGGCTCGGTCGAGCCCGACGGCGGTGCCGTCACGATCGAGCCCGACGGCGAGGGCTGGGTCCTGAGCAACGCGCACCTTCGGGTGGTCGTGGACCCGCGCGGCCTGGTCACCTCGCTGCGTGACCTCGCCGCTGACCGCGAGGTGGTGCCGGCCGGGATGGCCGCGAACCTGCTCCAGGTGCACCGGGACATCCCGAACGAGTGGGACGCCTGGGACATCGACGCCCACTACCGCCACGACGTGCGCGATCTCGACACCGCGCAGGAGATCGTCGCCGAGCCCGCCGGCGACGGCGCGACCACCGCCCGACTGGTGATCCGCCGTCGGTTCGGCTCCTCGACCATCACCCAACGACTGGAACTGGCCGCCGACTCCCCGGCCCTGGAGATCACCACCGAGGTCGACTGGCACGAGCGGCAGAAACTGCTCAAGCTCGCGTTCCCGATCGACGTCCAGGCCGAGCGAGCCACCTCCGAGATCCAGTTCGGGCACATCCACCGGCCCACCGCGACGAACACCTCCTGGGACGCGGCCCGCTTCGAGACCGTCGCGCACCGCTGGGTGCACGTCGGCGAGGCCGACTACGGCGTTGCGGTCGCGAACGACCAGACCTACGGCCACGACATCCGGGCCGACCTCGACCCGGCCGGCCGGCCGATCACCGTGGTCCGCCAGTCGCTGCTGCGGGCCCCGCTGTTCCCCGATCCGGATGCGGACCAGGGCGAGCACGTGCTGCGCTCGAGCATCCGCCCGGGCGCGGGCATCGCCGAGTCCGTCCGGGAGGGCTACCGGATGAACCTGCCTGTGCGCACCGTCGCCGGCGCCGGCTCCGGCACCCTCGTCGCGCCGCTGCTGCGCACTGACAACGACGCCGTGGTCATCGAGGCCGTCAAGCTCGCGGAGGACGGCAGCGGGGACGTCATCGTGCGCCTGTACGAGTCCCTCGGCGGGCGCGCCCGTGCAGCGATCACGGCGGACTTCCCGGTGACGTCGGTCACCGAGACCGACCTGCTCGAACGCCCCCGCGAGGACGGGCCGGGCGTGCTCACGCAGACCGACGGCGGGAGCGCCACGGTCACCCTCCGGCCGTTCCAGATCTGCACGCTCCGGTTCGCGAGGTGA
- a CDS encoding GNAT family N-acetyltransferase, which yields MAIEIRPAASFDDVRTLVGPKRPDANVCWCLSYRIPSKENLALVGPERGERVAELVRQDQAPGVLAYDGGNVVGWAAVHPRADTSFARNRRIPHVDEVDVWSVWCIRVRPGHRGRGISHDLLRGAMEFARSHGAPAIEGYPVDNDGKKVDLTMAYVGTRALFERAGFVKAADTTSVLNGFPRVLMRLDLR from the coding sequence ATGGCGATCGAGATCCGTCCCGCGGCTTCGTTCGACGACGTCCGGACCCTGGTCGGCCCCAAGCGGCCCGACGCGAACGTCTGCTGGTGCTTGAGCTACCGGATCCCGTCGAAGGAGAACCTCGCGCTGGTCGGCCCCGAGCGTGGTGAGCGAGTTGCGGAGCTCGTGCGGCAGGACCAGGCGCCCGGGGTCCTCGCCTACGACGGCGGGAACGTCGTCGGCTGGGCCGCGGTCCATCCGCGGGCAGACACGAGTTTCGCCCGCAACCGCAGGATCCCGCACGTCGACGAGGTCGACGTGTGGTCGGTGTGGTGCATCCGGGTCCGGCCCGGGCACCGCGGGCGGGGGATCTCGCACGACCTGCTCCGCGGCGCCATGGAGTTCGCCCGCAGTCACGGCGCACCCGCCATCGAGGGTTACCCGGTGGACAACGACGGGAAGAAGGTGGACCTCACGATGGCGTACGTCGGCACCCGCGCACTCTTCGAGCGGGCCGGCTTCGTCAAGGCCGCGGACACCACGTCGGTGCTCAACGGGTTCCCGCGCGTGCTCATGCGTCTGGATCTGCGCTGA
- a CDS encoding malate dehydrogenase, with protein sequence MTQPVNVTVTGAAGQIGYALLFRIASGQLLGGDTPVKLRLLEIPQGVKAAEGTAMELDDCAFDLLAGIDIFDDPTAGFEGANVALLVGARPRGPGMERGDLLEANGGIFGPQGKALNAGAADDIRVLVVGNPANTNALIAQANAPDIPAERFTAMTRLDHNRALSQLAAKTGAAVGDIKNLTIWGNHSATQYPDIFHAQIGGRPATEVVDDQAWLEDTFIPTVAKRGAAIIEARGASSAASAANAAIDHVHDWVNGTPAGSWTSAAIPSDGSYGVPEGLISSFPVTSTGGAWEIVKGLDVNEFSRARIDASVAELTEERDAVKGLGLI encoded by the coding sequence ATGACTCAGCCCGTCAACGTGACGGTCACGGGGGCCGCCGGCCAGATCGGCTATGCCCTGTTGTTCCGCATCGCCTCCGGGCAGCTGCTCGGAGGCGACACCCCGGTGAAGCTCCGCCTGCTGGAGATCCCGCAGGGGGTCAAGGCTGCCGAGGGCACCGCGATGGAGCTGGACGACTGTGCGTTCGACCTGCTCGCCGGCATCGACATCTTCGACGACCCGACGGCGGGCTTCGAGGGAGCGAACGTGGCGCTGCTCGTCGGCGCGCGCCCGCGCGGCCCCGGCATGGAGCGCGGCGACCTGCTCGAGGCGAACGGTGGCATCTTCGGGCCGCAGGGCAAGGCCCTGAACGCGGGCGCGGCGGACGACATCCGCGTCCTCGTCGTCGGCAACCCGGCGAACACGAACGCCCTCATCGCACAGGCGAACGCCCCGGACATCCCGGCCGAGCGGTTCACCGCGATGACCCGCCTGGACCACAACCGCGCCCTCAGCCAGCTCGCCGCGAAGACCGGCGCCGCAGTCGGCGACATCAAGAACCTGACCATCTGGGGCAACCACTCCGCGACCCAGTACCCGGACATCTTCCACGCGCAGATCGGCGGCCGCCCGGCCACCGAGGTCGTGGACGACCAGGCCTGGCTCGAGGACACGTTCATCCCGACCGTCGCCAAGCGCGGCGCCGCGATCATCGAGGCGCGCGGTGCGTCCTCCGCAGCCTCCGCGGCGAACGCCGCCATCGACCACGTGCACGACTGGGTCAACGGCACCCCCGCGGGCTCCTGGACCTCCGCCGCGATCCCCTCGGACGGCTCCTACGGCGTCCCCGAGGGCCTCATCTCCTCGTTCCCGGTGACCTCCACCGGCGGCGCCTGGGAGATCGTCAAGGGCCTGGACGTCAACGAGTTCTCCCGCGCCAGGATCGACGCCTCGGTGGCCGAGCTCACCGAGGAGCGCGACGCCGTCAAGGGTCTTGGGCTGATCTGA
- a CDS encoding HdeD family acid-resistance protein, translated as MSESPTNLVSNLAKGAWYYLALRGAIAIVFGILALVWPDKVLTAFVLLLGIFWAVDGVLAIVHGIRTRGTPGAGSEIFFGILGAVAGVFLIVRPAVGTEILLIVAGVWAIIGGLILGISAVRGRKSLGAAWTLGLAFGVITLAFGIFLVAAPGVAATTFGILLGIYALLAGIVLVLIGLSVRAVGRSVETPAP; from the coding sequence GTGTCCGAGTCGCCAACCAATCTCGTCTCCAACCTCGCCAAGGGGGCCTGGTACTACCTGGCGCTCCGCGGGGCCATCGCGATCGTCTTCGGCATCCTCGCCCTGGTCTGGCCGGACAAGGTCCTGACCGCGTTCGTCCTGCTCCTGGGCATCTTCTGGGCCGTCGACGGCGTCCTCGCGATCGTCCACGGCATCCGCACCCGGGGTACACCCGGAGCCGGCTCCGAGATCTTCTTCGGGATCCTCGGCGCGGTCGCCGGCGTGTTCCTGATCGTTCGGCCCGCGGTCGGGACCGAGATCCTGCTCATCGTGGCAGGCGTCTGGGCCATCATCGGCGGACTGATCCTCGGGATCTCCGCCGTGCGCGGCCGCAAGAGCCTCGGCGCGGCCTGGACGCTCGGACTCGCGTTCGGCGTGATCACCCTGGCGTTCGGCATCTTCCTGGTGGCGGCCCCGGGCGTCGCCGCCACCACCTTCGGGATCCTGCTCGGCATCTACGCCCTGCTCGCCGGGATCGTGCTGGTGCTGATCGGCCTGAGCGTGCGCGCCGTCGGCCGCTCGGTCGAGACGCCCGCGCCGTAG
- a CDS encoding Uma2 family endonuclease yields MTAMPRTGEEWTVDDLDRLPDDGLQYELLDGLLLVTPAPVPVHQRAIGNLYLLLRAACPPGQEVFLAPLDWRPDLRTSLQPDLLVVGNDDVGEKNVTAPLTLAVEVLSPSTRRKDLVLKRSKYEECGVQSYWVIDPKAPSLVALDLIDGAYVTSADVAGDERAALRLPFPVDVVPANLVRPAP; encoded by the coding sequence ATGACGGCGATGCCGCGCACGGGCGAGGAGTGGACGGTCGATGACCTCGACCGGTTGCCCGACGACGGGCTGCAGTACGAACTCCTCGACGGGTTGCTGCTCGTGACCCCAGCGCCGGTGCCCGTGCACCAACGGGCGATCGGGAACCTCTACCTGCTGCTGCGCGCCGCGTGCCCACCCGGCCAGGAGGTGTTCCTCGCCCCGCTGGACTGGCGGCCGGACCTCCGGACGTCGCTGCAGCCGGACCTGCTCGTGGTGGGCAACGATGACGTCGGCGAGAAGAACGTCACCGCACCGCTCACCCTGGCGGTCGAGGTGCTCTCACCGTCCACCCGGCGCAAGGACCTGGTGCTCAAGCGCTCGAAGTACGAAGAATGCGGCGTGCAGTCGTACTGGGTCATCGACCCGAAGGCACCGTCGCTCGTCGCGCTCGACCTGATCGACGGCGCCTACGTCACGAGCGCGGACGTGGCCGGCGACGAGCGTGCGGCACTTCGCCTGCCGTTTCCGGTCGACGTGGTCCCGGCGAACCTCGTCCGGCCGGCTCCCTGA
- a CDS encoding GNAT family N-acetyltransferase has protein sequence MSTIETDRLTIRHPVEEDRDRFVAMFTDEAFTVFSDGVHDAVSANARFDGMLLLVEAVPYAKQPVIERATGAIVGYTGVGTAVVDGLDRLEWGWRFVPEARGRGYATESTTALLASADRFTDGELLCLIDPRNAASRRVADKVGFRWWKRIDWLDDPSQPTDVLTRPIGSGGPALLAPART, from the coding sequence ATGTCGACGATCGAGACCGACCGGCTCACGATCCGGCATCCGGTCGAGGAGGATCGCGACCGGTTCGTCGCGATGTTCACCGACGAGGCGTTCACCGTCTTCTCCGACGGCGTGCACGACGCCGTGTCGGCCAACGCGCGCTTCGACGGGATGCTGCTCCTGGTCGAGGCCGTCCCGTACGCCAAGCAACCGGTGATCGAGCGGGCGACGGGCGCGATCGTCGGCTACACCGGCGTCGGCACGGCCGTGGTCGACGGACTCGACCGGCTCGAGTGGGGCTGGCGGTTCGTCCCCGAGGCCCGCGGCCGCGGGTACGCCACCGAGTCTACGACGGCGTTGCTCGCCAGTGCCGACCGGTTCACCGATGGCGAGCTGCTCTGCCTGATCGATCCCCGGAACGCGGCCTCGCGGCGCGTGGCGGACAAGGTCGGATTCCGCTGGTGGAAGCGCATCGACTGGCTGGACGATCCGAGCCAGCCGACCGACGTGCTCACCCGGCCGATCGGCTCCGGGGGCCCGGCGCTGTTGGCGCCTGCGCGCACCTGA
- a CDS encoding NAD(P)/FAD-dependent oxidoreductase, whose product MSHTTGRRPNRIVVVGAGLAGLRTVAELRAQGYAGHLTLLGDEGVPPYDRPPLSKELLTRATPLWLADDLGYDLSSLADETRLTAPAAGVRRTGDGLTVRLSDGAELAADAVVVATGSRPLRPHGWDHALVLHSAADADALRATITPGARLVVVGAGWIGAEVAGVAAAAGSAVTVLEAGPTPLGRQLGPDLGGRTTPWYAEAGVDLHTDATVARVEADGVHLADGRGFAADVVLCAIGARPATDWLGDAVTREASGHLRVDAGGATATPGVWAVGDVAARPHPTLGRVPGGHWSAALSDPAPLARALLGVDDEGTPEPAPYVYSTQLGHHLTVFGRLHGTDGAPVRLVDRGEVGAGPWTTLALEDDALVGAVIADAPREVAAVRRLLSGTDLARLDPVLAAEPTTKLRSAVVL is encoded by the coding sequence GTGAGTCACACCACCGGCCGGCGTCCGAACCGGATCGTGGTGGTGGGTGCCGGGCTCGCCGGGCTGCGCACCGTCGCCGAGTTGCGCGCGCAGGGCTACGCCGGGCACCTGACGCTGCTGGGGGACGAGGGCGTGCCCCCGTACGACCGTCCGCCGCTGTCCAAGGAACTCCTCACCCGCGCGACGCCGCTGTGGCTGGCGGACGACCTCGGCTACGACCTGAGCTCCCTCGCCGACGAGACCCGCCTGACGGCCCCGGCCGCCGGGGTGCGCCGTACCGGCGACGGGCTCACCGTGCGCCTGTCCGACGGCGCCGAACTCGCCGCGGACGCCGTCGTGGTGGCCACCGGGTCCCGGCCGCTGCGCCCGCACGGCTGGGATCACGCCCTGGTCCTGCACTCCGCAGCCGACGCCGACGCGCTGCGGGCCACGATCACACCGGGTGCGCGGCTCGTCGTGGTCGGCGCCGGGTGGATCGGTGCCGAGGTGGCCGGGGTCGCCGCGGCCGCGGGCAGCGCGGTGACCGTGCTCGAGGCCGGGCCCACTCCCCTGGGTCGCCAACTGGGTCCCGACCTGGGCGGGCGCACCACGCCGTGGTACGCCGAAGCCGGGGTGGACCTGCACACCGACGCCACCGTCGCCCGGGTGGAGGCCGACGGCGTGCACCTCGCCGACGGCCGCGGGTTCGCCGCGGACGTGGTGCTGTGCGCCATCGGCGCGCGCCCGGCCACCGACTGGCTCGGGGATGCCGTGACCCGGGAGGCCTCCGGGCACCTACGCGTCGACGCGGGCGGCGCCACGGCTACGCCCGGGGTGTGGGCGGTCGGAGACGTGGCGGCACGGCCGCACCCCACCCTCGGCCGGGTGCCCGGAGGCCACTGGTCCGCCGCCCTGAGCGACCCCGCGCCGCTGGCGCGGGCCCTGCTCGGCGTCGACGACGAGGGCACGCCGGAGCCCGCACCCTACGTGTACTCGACCCAGCTCGGGCACCACCTGACCGTGTTCGGGCGACTCCACGGCACGGACGGTGCGCCGGTGCGGCTCGTCGACCGCGGTGAGGTCGGCGCGGGCCCGTGGACCACCCTGGCGCTGGAGGATGACGCCCTCGTCGGCGCGGTGATCGCCGACGCCCCCCGCGAGGTGGCCGCCGTCCGCAGACTGCTCAGCGGCACCGACCTCGCCCGGCTCGACCCCGTGCTCGCGGCGGAGCCGACGACGAAACTACGCTCCGCCGTCGTGCTCTGA
- a CDS encoding MIP/aquaporin family protein, with translation MTSTTIVDDTDHGVADDAYVAERPRSLGERLGAEFVGTFILVFLGLGLAVYGGILFNADQVAEALAWGVALMAAMAMFVYISGGHFNPALTLGAAITGRLSWSALLPYWVAQVAGAVAAAALLFITTPAELPTQLQLTSVRALFAQSASGFGENSTFARASTGAISTTMLQVLIVEVVATALFVAVALAVTRTTTSLRRGYSAAIVTGLFYGLLSVATAFVAGGAMNPARATAIAVFSESWALGQVWLFWVAPLLGGAITALLFTVFAPEPLPVAEYDDDDYEDEDDDDEEYDEVDDADEAEDGAATHGAASVTLDETADGPDEVVNWTEVDEAEVDDAEVDDEDADETDRAGGTSDDDAEDDHDDGAPTPEGTTRP, from the coding sequence ATGACCAGCACCACCATCGTTGACGATACCGACCACGGCGTGGCGGACGACGCGTACGTCGCGGAGCGGCCCCGCTCGCTGGGCGAACGCCTCGGTGCCGAGTTCGTCGGCACGTTCATCCTCGTGTTCCTCGGCCTCGGCCTCGCGGTCTACGGGGGGATCCTCTTCAACGCCGACCAGGTGGCCGAGGCGCTCGCCTGGGGCGTGGCACTGATGGCCGCGATGGCCATGTTCGTGTACATCTCGGGCGGCCACTTCAACCCGGCGCTGACGCTCGGGGCTGCGATCACCGGCCGGCTGTCCTGGTCCGCGCTCCTGCCGTACTGGGTGGCACAGGTCGCCGGTGCCGTCGCCGCCGCCGCGTTGCTGTTCATCACGACTCCCGCCGAACTGCCCACACAGCTGCAGCTGACCTCGGTGCGCGCTCTGTTCGCACAGTCCGCGAGCGGCTTCGGCGAGAACTCGACCTTCGCCCGCGCCTCGACCGGGGCGATCAGCACCACGATGCTGCAGGTCCTGATCGTCGAGGTCGTCGCCACGGCCCTGTTCGTGGCGGTGGCGCTCGCCGTCACCCGCACCACGACCTCGCTCCGCCGCGGCTACTCGGCGGCGATCGTGACCGGCCTCTTCTACGGCCTGCTCTCGGTGGCTACCGCGTTCGTGGCCGGCGGCGCGATGAACCCGGCCCGCGCCACCGCGATCGCGGTCTTCTCGGAGAGCTGGGCGCTCGGTCAGGTGTGGCTGTTCTGGGTGGCACCGCTGCTCGGCGGGGCCATCACCGCGCTGCTGTTCACGGTGTTCGCGCCCGAGCCCCTGCCCGTCGCCGAGTACGACGACGATGACTACGAGGACGAGGACGACGACGACGAGGAGTACGACGAGGTCGACGACGCCGACGAGGCCGAGGACGGGGCCGCCACGCACGGCGCCGCGTCGGTCACCCTCGACGAGACGGCCGATGGGCCCGACGAGGTCGTCAACTGGACCGAGGTCGACGAGGCCGAGGTCGACGATGCCGAGGTTGACGACGAGGACGCGGACGAGACCGACCGGGCCGGCGGTACCTCGGACGACGACGCCGAGGACGACCACGACGACGGGGCGCCGACGCCCGAGGGCACCACTCGCCCCTGA
- a CDS encoding DUF3017 domain-containing protein, translating to MTVPTSAPADVPIPTQPRSHAVMWVALLAMVLIVASSFLIGARAASLMFAAELVVLAIVRAVAPRPGPYGISARSRGFDVAFLVVTGLAMAVFAVTAPAGAI from the coding sequence GTGACCGTTCCGACGAGCGCGCCGGCCGACGTGCCGATCCCGACGCAGCCACGCAGCCACGCCGTGATGTGGGTGGCGCTGCTCGCGATGGTCCTGATCGTGGCGTCGTCGTTCCTGATCGGTGCGCGGGCGGCGTCCCTCATGTTCGCGGCCGAGCTCGTGGTGCTGGCGATCGTCCGGGCCGTCGCGCCCCGGCCCGGTCCCTACGGCATCTCGGCACGCTCACGCGGCTTCGACGTGGCGTTCCTGGTGGTCACGGGCCTGGCGATGGCGGTGTTCGCCGTCACCGCGCCGGCTGGGGCCATCTGA